The Puntigrus tetrazona isolate hp1 chromosome 3, ASM1883169v1, whole genome shotgun sequence genome contains a region encoding:
- the LOC122329915 gene encoding E3 ubiquitin/ISG15 ligase TRIM25-like isoform X2: protein MAEASISWAEDQFTCPVCLDLLKDPVTIPCGHSYCMRCITDCWDQEDWKTLYSCPQCRKTFTPRPVLGKNVVFAEMVEKLKTMRLQSGPVPAAPAVHHTGSGDVQCDSCTGIKQKAVKSCLECRSSYCQNHLEQHENLFRGNRHNLMDATGRLREMMCPRHDKLLEIYCRTDQRCICMLCLVEEHKNHDAVSIAEASKEKKRYFKETQIKIQKIIQQKEKGVQKLREAVVSYKRSAQTAVEDSERIFSELIRSIEKRRSEAKQLFRDQERAAVKQAEEQLERLKKEINDLKKKDAELKQLSETQDHDVVHVFQGLQSVSFSGSTDNFAVTNHSFDAVVKSVCELRDALQRLSRETVEKLSAEVKIVQVVLTPDYQTRGEFLRYSRLLTVDLNSVNDFLRLSEGNTAMTLSNTHQYYPAHPDRFNNWSLALCRESVTGRCYWEVEWTSRGTSGVDLAVAYKSIKRKGIGVEIDAGRNDQSWRLYCSPDYCSFWHKNMETVLPVANISSRVGVYVDHSAGTLSFYSVSDTMSLIHRVQTAFTQPLYALFGLYKDSSVKLCRLNH, encoded by the exons ATGGCAGAAGCCAGTATCTCATGGGCTGAGGATCAGTTCACGTGTCCAGTGTGTCTGGATCTGCTGAAGGATCCAGTGACGATTCCCTGCGGACACAGTTACTGTATGAGATGCATCACAGACTGCTGGGACCAGGAGGATTGGAAGACACTCTACAGCTGTCCTCAGTGCAGAAAAACCTTCACACCAAGACCAGTTTTAGGTAAAAACGTGGTGTTTGCTGAGATGGTGGAGAAGCTGAAGACGATGAGACTCCAATCTGGTCCTGTTCCTGCTGCTCCTGCAGTTCATCACACAGGATCTGGAGATGTTCAGTGTGACTCCTGCACTGGAATTAAACAGAAAGCAGTCAAATCCTGTCTGGAGTGTCGAAGCTCTTACTGCCAAAATCACCTTGAACAACATGAGAATCTCTTCAGAGGTAATAGACACAATCTGATGGACGCCACCGGACGACTGCGAGAGATGATGTGCCCTCGACATGATAAACTGCTGGAGATCTACTGCCGCACCGATCAGAGATGTATCTGTATGTTATGTTTGGTGGAGGAACACAAAAACCATGACGCCGTATCAATTGCAGAAGCAAGCAAAGAGAAAAAG AGATATTTTAAGGAAACGCAGATAAAAATCCAAAAGATAATCCAGCAGAAGGAGAAAGGTGTTCAGAAGCTGAGAGAGGCTGTGGTGTCTTACAAG CGCTCTGCACAGACAGCGGTGGAGGACAGCGAGAGGATCTTCTCTGAACTTATCCGATCCATTGAGAAACGTCGCTCTGAGGCGAAGCAGCTCTTCAGAGATCAGGAAAGAGCTGCAGTGAAGCAAGCTGAAGAACAACTGGAGCGACTGAAGAAGGAGATCAATGATCTGAAGAAAAAAGATGCAGAGCTGAAGCAGCTTTCAGAAACACAGGATCACGATGTTGTCCATGTGTTCCAG GGATTGCAGTCCGTCTCTTTCTCTGGATCTACAGACAACTTCGCGGTCACTAATCACTCTTTTGATGCTGTAGTGAAATCAGTCTGTGAGCTCAGAGACGCACTGCAGCGGCTCTCCAGAGAGACTGTAGAAAAGTTGTCTGCGGAAG TGAAAATCGTACAGGTCGTTCTGACTCCGGATTATCAGACCAGAGGAGAGTTTTTACGAT ATTCCCGTCTGCTGACAGTGGATCTGAACTCTGTGAATGATTTCCTCCGTCTGTCTGAAGGAAACACAGCGATGACTCTCAGCAACACACATCAGTATTATCCCGCCCATCCAGACAGATTCAATAACTGGTCGCTGGCGTTGTGTAGAGAAAGTGTGACCGGccgctgttactgggaggtgGAGTGGACGAGCAGAGGAACATCGGGAGTAGACCTCGCAGTGGCATATAAGAGCATCAAGAGGAAGGGAATAGGAGTTGAGATTGATGCTGGAcgtaatgatcagtcctggagatTGTACTGCTCTCCAGACTACTGCTCGTTCTGGCACAAGAACATGGAGACCGTTCTTCCAGTAGCTAATATCTCCAgtagagtaggagtgtatgtggatcaCAGCGCAGggactctgtccttctacagcgtctcaGACACAATGAGTCTCATCCACAGAGTCCAGACCGCTTTCACTCAGCCGCTCTATGCCCTGTTTGGACTATACAAGGACTCAAGCGTGAAACTGTGTCGCCTAAACCATTAG
- the LOC122329936 gene encoding tripartite motif-containing protein 16-like — protein MAEASILCTEDQFRCPVCLDLLKDPVTIPCGHTYCMRCISSCWDQEDWKGLYSCPQCRKAFMLRPVLYKNVVFAEMVEKLKMTRLQTAFPAVHQTGSGDVHCNYCTEIKQKAVKSCLECRISYCQSHLECHENLFSGQKHNLMDATARLWEIICPQHNKLLEIYCRTDERCICMQCLVDEHKNHDTVSTAAVRTEKQRFFEETLIEIQTVIQQRQLKLRKAVASHKCFAQTAVEDSERIFTELIRSIEKRRSEATQLIRDQERAVMNRAERRLKQLELELDEVRWRGAEIKQLTETQDHVRFLQSLSSVSLPGSTDDFAVSSDLSLDAVVNTASQLRDVLQQLSRETIENISARVKTVRVIGTPEYQTRKEFLQYSCQLTLDPNSVNYFLRLSEGNRVITVSDTKQHYPDHPDRFDHWWQALCRESMTGCCYWEVEWSSKEPSGVDIGVTYESISRKGNIPESVAGCNDQSWRLYCTPFCCSFWHKNTEYVLPVLNISSRVGVYVDHSAGTLSFYSVSDTMSLIHRVQTIFTQPLYAVFGLDSNSRVKLCYL, from the exons ATGGCAGAAGCTAGTATTTTGTGTACTGAAGATCAGTTTAGATGTCCAGTGTGTCTGGATCTGCTGAAGGATCCAGTGACGATTCCCTGCGGACACACTTACTGCATGAGATGCATCTCAAGCTGCTGGGACCAGGAGGATTGGAAAGGACTCTACAGCTGTCCTCAATGCAGAAAAGCCTTCATGCTAAGACCAGTTTTATATAAGAATGTGGTGTTTGCTGAAATGGTGGAGAAACTGAAGATGACGAGGCTTCAAACTGCTTTTCCTGCAGTTCATCAAACAGGATCTGGAGATGTTCATTGCAACTACTGCACTGAAATTAAACAGAAAGCTGTGAAATCCTGTCTGGAGTGTCGAATCTCTTACTGTCAAAGTCATCTTGAATGCCATGAGAATCTCTTCAGTGGTCAAAAACACAATCTGATGGATGCCACTGCACGACTGTGGGAGATCATCTGCCCTCAACATAATAAACTGCTGGAGATCTACTGCCGTACCGATGAGCGTTGCATCTGTATGCAGTGTTTGGTGGATGAACACAAAAATCATGACACCGTATCAACTGCTGCAGTGAGGACAGAGAAACAG AGATTTTTTGAGGAAACACTGATCGAAATACAGACGGTAATCCAGCAGAGGCAGCTAAAGCTGAGAAAGGCTGTGGCATCTCATAAG TGCTTTGCGCAGACAGCGGTGGAGGACAGCGAGAGGATCTTCACCGAACTCATCCGCTCCATTGAGAAACGTCGCTCTGAGGCGACGCAGCTGATCAGAGATCAGGAAAGAGCTGTAATGAATCGAGCTGAAAGACGACTTAAACAACTGGAGCTGGAGCTGGATGAAGTCAGGTGGAGAGGTGCTGAGATAAAGCAGCTCACAGAAACACAGGATCATGTTCGTTTTCTTCAG AGTTTgtcgtctgtctctctccctggATCTACAGATGACTTCGCTGTCAGTTCTGATCTCTCTTTGGATGCTGTAGTAAACACTGCGTCTCAGCTCAGAGATGTGCTGCAGCAGCTCTCCAGAGAGACTATAGAAAACATATCTGCAAGAG TGAAGACCGTTCGGGTCATTGGCACTCCTGAATATCAGACCAGAAAGGAGTTTCTACAAT ATTCCTGTCAGCTGACTTTGGATCCGAACTCAGTGAATTATTTCCTCCGTCTGTCTGAGGGAAACCGAGTAATTACGGTCTCCGACACCAAACAACATTATCCTGaccatccagacagatttgatcaCTGGTGGCAAGCATTGTGTCGAGAGAGTATGACTGGATGCTGTTATTGGGAAGTGGAGTGGAGCAGCAAAGAGCCATCGGGAGTGGATATAGGAGTAACATACGAGAGCATCAGCAGGAAGGGGAACATCCCTGAGAGTGTAGCTGGGtgtaatgatcagtcctggagatTGTACTGCACTCCTTTCTGTTGCTCGTTCTGGCACAAGAACACAGAATACGTTCTTCCAGTACTCAATATCTCCAgtagagtaggagtgtatgtggatcaCAGCGCAGggactctgtccttctacagcgtctcaGACACAATGAGTCTCATCCACAGAGTCCAGACCATATTCACTCAGCCGCTGTATGCTGTGTTTGGACTAGATAGCAACTCAAGGGTGAAACTGTGTTATCTGTAG